In Ensifer canadensis, a genomic segment contains:
- a CDS encoding glutathione S-transferase family protein — protein sequence MPTLYHHPMSSASRFVRLILSEYGYQTELTEEQPWENRRDFLTLNPAGTLPVYVDDSMRALCGATIISEYLDETNGIMKRDRRLLAEDPFQRAEIRRLAEWFLHKMEADVTRPLVRERIFKLQMTPDQGGGAPDSKVLRTSRANIRQHMKYLSWLAGSRPWLAGDRISYADLAAAATVSVLDYLGEIDWSDAPTAKEWYQRLKSRPSFRPLLSERVRGITPVPHYADLDF from the coding sequence ATGCCGACACTGTACCATCACCCCATGTCCTCCGCTTCGCGGTTCGTGCGCCTGATCCTTTCGGAATACGGCTACCAGACGGAATTGACCGAGGAACAGCCCTGGGAAAACCGGCGAGACTTTCTGACGCTGAATCCGGCGGGCACGTTACCGGTCTATGTTGACGACAGTATGAGGGCGCTTTGTGGCGCCACGATCATCTCGGAATATCTCGACGAGACGAACGGCATCATGAAGCGGGATCGGCGGCTTCTGGCGGAAGATCCGTTCCAGCGCGCCGAAATCCGCCGGCTGGCCGAATGGTTCCTTCACAAGATGGAAGCCGACGTGACGCGCCCCTTGGTGCGCGAGCGCATCTTCAAACTGCAGATGACGCCGGACCAGGGCGGCGGCGCACCTGACAGCAAGGTGCTGCGCACCTCGCGCGCCAATATCCGCCAGCACATGAAGTACCTGTCGTGGCTTGCCGGGTCGCGGCCCTGGCTTGCAGGCGACCGGATCTCCTATGCCGACCTTGCGGCGGCCGCGACGGTTTCGGTGCTCGACTATCTCGGCGAGATCGACTGGTCGGACGCGCCGACCGCCAAGGAATGGTATCAGCGGCTGAAGTCCCGCCCCTCCTTCCGCCCGCTGCTCTCCGAGCGCGTGCGCGGTATCACACCGGTTCCGCATTATGCGGATCTCGATTTCTGA
- a CDS encoding undecaprenyl-diphosphate phosphatase, translating to MADQSIISALVLGLIEGLTEFIPVSSTAHVLLAGHFLGFRSPGNTFAVLIQLGAILAILLVYFQRLLSIALALPTSVKARRFVVSVLLAFLPAAIIGAIAHDFIKTVLFETPILICVVLIIGGFILLAIDRMPLTPRYTDIMDYPPSLALKIGLFQCLAMIPGTSRSGATIAGALLMGTDKRSAAEFSFFLAMPTMLGAFTLDLYKNRDALSFDDFTLIAVGFIAAFVAGIFVVRSLLDFVSRRGFTPFAIWRIVVGTAGLIGLWMLG from the coding sequence ATGGCGGATCAATCGATCATCAGCGCGCTCGTCCTCGGTCTCATCGAGGGATTGACGGAGTTCATCCCCGTGTCTTCGACGGCGCATGTGCTCCTCGCCGGGCACTTCCTCGGCTTCAGATCGCCGGGCAACACCTTTGCCGTTCTGATACAGCTCGGCGCCATCCTGGCGATCCTGCTCGTCTATTTCCAAAGACTTCTGTCGATCGCACTGGCGCTGCCGACGAGCGTCAAGGCCCGCCGCTTCGTCGTGTCGGTGCTGCTCGCCTTCCTGCCGGCCGCCATCATCGGCGCAATCGCCCATGACTTCATCAAGACCGTGCTGTTCGAAACGCCGATCCTGATCTGTGTCGTGCTGATCATTGGCGGCTTCATCCTGCTTGCGATCGATCGGATGCCGCTGACGCCGCGCTACACCGACATCATGGACTATCCGCCGTCGCTGGCGCTGAAGATCGGCCTGTTCCAGTGCCTGGCGATGATTCCCGGCACCTCGCGCTCCGGTGCGACGATTGCCGGCGCTCTGCTGATGGGAACGGACAAGCGGTCGGCGGCGGAGTTCTCGTTCTTCCTGGCCATGCCGACGATGCTCGGCGCCTTCACGCTCGACCTCTACAAGAACCGTGATGCGCTGTCGTTCGACGATTTCACACTGATTGCCGTCGGCTTCATCGCGGCGTTCGTCGCCGGCATCTTCGTCGTCCGCTCGCTCTTGGACTTCGTCTCGCGCCGCGGCTTCACGCCATTTGCGATCTGGCGCATCGTCGTCGGCACCGCCGGCCTTATCGGCCTCTGGATGCTCGGCTGA
- a CDS encoding complex I NDUFA9 subunit family protein has translation MTLSNLPPLVTIFGGSGFVGRHVVRALAKRGYRIRVAVRRPDLAGHLQPLGNVGQISFVQANLRYRKSVDRAVEGSDHVINCVGVLFESGRNTFDAVQDFGARAVAEAARNVGAKLTHISAIGADAKSESSYARTKGRAEAAILETLPDAIILRPSIVFGPEDGFFNKFAQMARFAPALPLIGGGNTKFQPVYVTDVAEVVARSVDGKLSAGTIYELGGPDVLTFRECLEIMLQTIDRKRSLVSVPFGIASLMGRVASMTPFITPPITPDQVVLLKSDNIVSAKAESEGRTLGGIGITPTMLESILSTYLVRYRPQGQYTRSGRAA, from the coding sequence ATGACCTTGTCCAACCTTCCGCCGCTGGTGACGATTTTCGGCGGATCCGGGTTCGTCGGCCGTCATGTCGTACGTGCACTCGCCAAGCGCGGCTACCGCATCCGCGTTGCCGTTCGCCGGCCGGATCTTGCAGGCCACCTGCAGCCGCTCGGCAATGTCGGCCAGATCTCGTTCGTCCAGGCCAACCTGCGCTATCGCAAGTCGGTCGACCGCGCCGTCGAAGGCTCCGACCATGTCATCAACTGCGTCGGCGTCCTGTTCGAGAGCGGCCGCAACACCTTCGACGCCGTGCAGGATTTCGGCGCCCGAGCGGTTGCGGAAGCCGCGCGCAATGTCGGCGCCAAGCTAACGCATATCTCGGCGATCGGCGCGGACGCCAAGTCGGAATCGAGCTACGCCCGCACCAAGGGGCGTGCCGAAGCCGCGATCCTGGAAACGCTGCCGGACGCGATCATCCTGCGCCCGTCGATCGTCTTCGGACCGGAGGACGGCTTCTTCAACAAGTTCGCCCAAATGGCCCGGTTCGCACCGGCGCTGCCACTGATCGGCGGCGGGAACACCAAGTTCCAGCCGGTCTATGTCACCGATGTCGCCGAGGTCGTTGCCCGCTCGGTCGACGGCAAGCTGTCGGCTGGCACGATTTACGAACTCGGCGGACCTGACGTCCTCACCTTCCGCGAATGTCTCGAGATCATGCTCCAGACCATCGATCGCAAGCGCTCGCTGGTATCGGTGCCCTTCGGCATCGCCTCGCTGATGGGCCGCGTCGCGTCGATGACCCCCTTCATCACGCCGCCGATAACGCCCGACCAGGTGGTGTTGCTGAAATCCGACAATATCGTCTCGGCCAAGGCCGAATCCGAAGGCCGGACGCTTGGCGGCATCGGCATCACGCCGACGATGCTGGAATCGATCCTGTCGACCTATCTCGTGCGCTATCGCCCGCAGGGCCAGTATACACGCAGCGGCCGCGCCGCCTGA
- a CDS encoding DUF1330 domain-containing protein, with product MAKGYWIARVDVRDPERYKDYVAAAKPAFEKYGANFLARGGEFERLEGGVRARNVVIEFPSLQAAVDCYNSPEYQIAAAIRQQVADAEMVVVEGI from the coding sequence ATGGCAAAAGGATATTGGATCGCACGGGTCGATGTGCGAGACCCCGAACGCTACAAGGACTATGTGGCGGCCGCAAAGCCGGCCTTCGAGAAATACGGCGCCAATTTCCTGGCGCGCGGCGGTGAATTCGAGCGGCTGGAAGGTGGGGTTCGCGCCCGCAACGTCGTCATCGAATTTCCATCGCTTCAGGCCGCTGTCGACTGCTATAATTCCCCCGAGTACCAGATTGCCGCGGCGATCCGCCAACAGGTGGCAGACGCCGAGATGGTGGTCGTCGAGGGCATCTGA
- the pyrF gene encoding orotidine-5'-phosphate decarboxylase, with the protein MTETARDRLIVGLDLPTIAEAEKIVTTLGDDVTFYKIGYQLVFAGGLEFARDLAASRKKVFLDMKLLDIDNTVAKGVENIVKMGMSMLTLHAYPKAMKAAVEAARGSDLCLLGVTVLTSMDEQDVIDAGYEYDPHTLVLRRAEQARAAGMGGIVCSAEESSAVRKIIGPDMALVTPGIRPAGAEKGDQKRVMTPADALKAGSSHLVVARPIVAAADPLVAARGILDEMNGALSR; encoded by the coding sequence ATGACCGAGACCGCACGCGACCGACTGATCGTCGGCCTGGATCTTCCGACAATCGCAGAGGCTGAAAAGATCGTTACCACGCTTGGTGACGACGTGACCTTCTACAAGATCGGCTACCAACTGGTGTTTGCCGGAGGGCTCGAGTTCGCCCGCGATCTGGCCGCAAGCCGCAAGAAGGTCTTCCTCGACATGAAGCTGCTCGACATCGACAACACGGTGGCCAAGGGCGTCGAGAACATCGTCAAGATGGGCATGTCGATGCTGACGCTGCACGCCTACCCCAAGGCGATGAAGGCGGCGGTCGAGGCAGCCAGGGGATCGGATCTCTGCCTGCTCGGCGTTACCGTGCTCACCTCGATGGACGAGCAGGACGTGATCGATGCGGGCTACGAATACGACCCGCACACGCTGGTGCTGCGCCGGGCCGAACAGGCCCGTGCCGCCGGCATGGGCGGCATCGTCTGCTCGGCCGAGGAATCCTCCGCGGTGCGCAAGATCATCGGCCCCGACATGGCTCTGGTGACCCCAGGCATCCGCCCGGCCGGAGCCGAGAAGGGCGACCAGAAGCGCGTCATGACACCCGCCGACGCGCTGAAGGCCGGATCGAGCCACCTCGTCGTCGCGCGCCCAATCGTCGCAGCCGCAGATCCGCTTGTCGCCGCGCGCGGCATCCTCGACGAGATGAACGGCGCGCTTTCGCGCTGA
- a CDS encoding histidine phosphatase family protein, producing the protein MFGLYITHPQVQIDPAVPVPKWGLSEIGYARAEATARQPWVRTLGRIVSSDETKAIETANLLAGAAGVAIETDDTMGENDRSATGFLPPPEFERAADWFFANPNESFNGWERAVDAQARISAAVFRILDEHDAKIPIAFVGHGGVGTLLKCKLGGTAISRSADQKGGGGGNLFAFRLADRALTCDWTPMEFWQGVTAT; encoded by the coding sequence TTGTTCGGTCTGTATATCACGCACCCGCAAGTGCAGATCGATCCGGCAGTTCCCGTGCCGAAATGGGGACTGTCGGAGATCGGATATGCGCGAGCGGAAGCGACGGCGCGGCAGCCGTGGGTCCGAACGCTCGGGCGGATCGTTTCGAGCGACGAGACCAAGGCGATCGAGACCGCGAACCTTCTGGCCGGAGCGGCCGGCGTCGCGATCGAGACCGACGACACGATGGGCGAGAACGACCGCTCGGCCACCGGCTTCCTGCCGCCCCCGGAATTCGAGAGGGCGGCGGACTGGTTCTTCGCCAATCCGAACGAAAGCTTCAACGGCTGGGAGCGCGCCGTCGACGCGCAGGCCCGCATCTCGGCTGCCGTCTTTCGTATCCTTGACGAACACGACGCCAAAATCCCGATCGCTTTCGTCGGCCATGGCGGCGTCGGTACCCTCTTGAAGTGCAAGCTGGGCGGCACCGCCATCAGCCGAAGCGCCGACCAGAAGGGCGGCGGCGGCGGCAATCTCTTCGCGTTCCGTCTTGCGGATCGCGCCCTCACATGCGACTGGACCCCGATGGAATTCTGGCAGGGGGTGACCGCGACATGA
- the pmtA gene encoding phospholipid N-methyltransferase PmtA has translation MNLRVKVKERLGRKFDEEIRFFKGWMSNAKAVGAILPTSSVTARRMASVINPHSGLPVLELGPGTGVITKAILERGLAAEDLVSVEYSTDFYQQLKANFAGVNFINGDAFDLKQTLGAMTDRTFDSVVSAVPLLNFPMHRRVELIVDLLSRIPVGRPVVQISYGPLSPVVAMPDRYSIQHLDFVVRNIPPAQLWVYRKAH, from the coding sequence ATGAATTTGCGCGTGAAGGTGAAGGAACGGCTTGGCCGGAAATTCGACGAGGAGATCCGTTTCTTCAAGGGGTGGATGAGCAATGCGAAGGCGGTCGGGGCAATCCTTCCGACGTCTTCCGTCACCGCCCGCCGCATGGCGAGCGTCATCAATCCCCATTCCGGATTGCCGGTTCTTGAACTCGGCCCCGGAACCGGCGTCATCACCAAGGCGATCCTGGAGCGCGGTCTAGCAGCGGAAGATCTGGTGTCCGTCGAGTACTCCACCGACTTCTACCAGCAGCTCAAGGCAAACTTTGCCGGCGTCAACTTCATCAACGGCGACGCGTTCGATCTCAAGCAGACGCTTGGCGCGATGACGGACCGGACCTTCGACAGCGTCGTGTCTGCCGTGCCGCTGCTCAATTTCCCGATGCATCGTCGCGTCGAGCTGATCGTGGATCTTTTGTCGCGCATCCCGGTCGGCCGTCCCGTCGTGCAGATCTCCTATGGTCCGCTGTCGCCTGTGGTTGCCATGCCCGACCGCTACAGCATCCAGCATCTCGATTTCGTCGTGCGCAACATTCCCCCGGCGCAGCTCTGGGTCTACCGCAAAGCGCACTGA
- the dnaN gene encoding DNA polymerase III subunit beta, with translation MRITLERSNLLKSLNHVHRVVERRNTIPILSNVLLRSDGASLEMKATDLDLEITEATPAQVEQAGATTVPAHLLYDIVRKLPDGSEVLLATNAEGTAMTVASGRSKFSLQCLPQSDFPDLTAGSFSHTFRLKATDLKMLIDRTQFAISTEETRYYLNGIFVHTVESKGDLKLRAVATDGHRLARADVEAPSGSEGMPGIIIPRKTVSELQKLLDSPDIIVTLEVSDAKIRLTIGSIVMTSKLIDGTFPDYQRVIPANNDKELRVDCQSFAQAVDRVSTISSERGRAVKLALADGQMTLTVNNPDSGSATEELPVGYEHDPLEIGFNAKYLLDITSQLTGTDAIFMLADPGSPTLVRDLAAEDALYVLMPMRV, from the coding sequence ATGCGCATTACTCTCGAGCGGTCCAATCTCCTGAAGTCGCTGAACCACGTTCACCGCGTGGTCGAACGGCGAAACACGATCCCGATCCTCTCGAACGTTCTTTTGCGCTCCGACGGCGCGAGCCTCGAGATGAAGGCGACCGACCTCGATCTCGAGATCACCGAGGCGACGCCGGCGCAGGTGGAACAGGCCGGCGCCACCACGGTTCCGGCGCACCTGCTTTATGACATCGTGCGCAAGCTGCCCGATGGCTCGGAAGTGCTGCTGGCGACCAACGCCGAAGGCACAGCGATGACGGTCGCCTCCGGCCGCTCGAAATTCTCACTGCAGTGCCTGCCGCAATCCGATTTCCCCGACCTGACGGCCGGCAGCTTCTCCCACACCTTCCGCCTCAAGGCGACCGACCTGAAGATGCTGATCGACCGGACGCAGTTCGCGATCTCGACCGAGGAGACCCGCTACTATCTCAACGGCATTTTCGTGCACACGGTCGAGAGCAAGGGCGACCTGAAGCTGCGCGCCGTGGCAACCGACGGCCACCGCCTTGCGCGCGCCGACGTCGAAGCGCCGTCCGGCTCCGAGGGCATGCCGGGCATCATCATTCCGCGCAAGACCGTCAGCGAACTGCAGAAGCTACTCGACAGCCCCGATATCATCGTGACGCTCGAAGTATCGGACGCCAAAATTCGCCTGACGATCGGCTCGATCGTGATGACCTCAAAGCTGATCGACGGCACCTTCCCGGATTACCAGCGCGTTATACCGGCCAACAACGACAAGGAACTGCGCGTCGATTGCCAGTCCTTCGCCCAGGCCGTCGACCGCGTTTCGACGATTTCCTCCGAACGCGGACGCGCCGTGAAGCTGGCGCTGGCCGACGGCCAGATGACGCTGACGGTCAACAACCCGGATTCGGGCAGCGCGACGGAAGAGCTGCCGGTCGGCTACGAGCACGACCCGCTCGAAATCGGTTTCAATGCAAAATACCTGCTCGACATCACCTCGCAGCTGACGGGAACCGACGCCATCTTCATGCTGGCCGACCCGGGCTCGCCGACGCTGGTGCGCGATCTGGCGGCCGAGGACGCGCTTTACGTGCTGATGCCGATGCGGGTTTAG
- the rsmI gene encoding 16S rRNA (cytidine(1402)-2'-O)-methyltransferase — protein MEKHKTSDASDGQKQRSYRLHNASIPARPLDVALYLVATPIGNLGDITLRALETLAGADVLACEDTRVTRVLLDRYGIVNRPYAYHEHNADEVGPRLLAALGEGRSVALVSDAGTPLVSDPGYRLAQLAIDAGYRVVPIPGASAPLAALVGSGLPNDAFLFAGFLPTKDKAKRDRLQELATVPSTLMFFESPHRIAATVAAAAAVLGENRKAAVCRELTKTFEEFRRGTLGELKAFYDDAGAVKGEIVFVIGPPDAPPEPEAADVDALLTRLIADMSTGKAATEAAKQTGLPRKELYDRLLELKGRHGD, from the coding sequence TTGGAAAAACATAAGACGTCGGACGCCTCGGATGGGCAGAAGCAGCGCAGCTATCGGCTGCACAATGCCAGCATTCCCGCGCGTCCGCTCGATGTCGCGCTCTATCTGGTGGCGACGCCGATCGGCAATCTTGGCGACATCACCCTGCGGGCGCTTGAAACGCTTGCCGGCGCCGACGTGCTCGCCTGCGAGGACACCCGCGTCACCCGCGTGCTGCTCGACCGTTACGGCATCGTCAACCGGCCCTACGCCTACCACGAGCATAATGCCGACGAGGTCGGCCCGCGGCTGCTGGCGGCTCTTGGCGAGGGCAGATCGGTGGCGCTAGTCTCCGATGCCGGCACGCCGCTTGTCTCCGATCCCGGCTATCGCCTGGCGCAGCTGGCGATCGATGCAGGCTATCGCGTCGTGCCGATCCCAGGCGCCTCAGCCCCGCTTGCCGCCCTTGTCGGTTCGGGCCTGCCCAACGACGCCTTTCTCTTCGCCGGTTTCCTGCCGACCAAGGACAAGGCCAAGCGCGATCGGCTGCAGGAGTTGGCGACGGTGCCGTCGACGCTCATGTTCTTCGAATCGCCGCACCGGATTGCCGCCACGGTGGCGGCTGCCGCCGCCGTGCTCGGCGAAAACAGAAAGGCGGCCGTGTGCCGCGAACTGACCAAGACCTTCGAGGAATTCCGCCGTGGCACGCTCGGCGAACTCAAGGCGTTTTACGACGATGCCGGCGCGGTCAAGGGCGAGATCGTGTTCGTGATCGGCCCGCCGGACGCGCCGCCGGAACCGGAGGCCGCCGACGTTGATGCGCTGTTGACGCGGCTCATCGCCGATATGTCGACCGGCAAGGCGGCGACCGAGGCAGCAAAGCAGACGGGCCTTCCGCGCAAGGAGCTTTACGACCGGCTGCTGGAACTCAAGGGCCGCCATGGCGACTGA
- a CDS encoding YraN family protein: MATEGPDRRRLGAQRRGRFAEYRAALCLIVKGYRIVAMRHRTKLGEIDIIARRGDLIACVEVKARRSADDGVFAVTGTAQHRIRAASDLWLARQPDFARLSVRYDIITVTPWRWPRHLPDAF, translated from the coding sequence ATGGCGACTGAAGGGCCCGATCGACGCAGGCTTGGGGCTCAGAGGCGCGGTCGGTTCGCCGAGTATCGCGCGGCCCTCTGCCTGATCGTCAAAGGGTACCGCATCGTCGCCATGCGTCATCGCACCAAACTGGGCGAAATCGACATCATTGCGCGGCGGGGTGATCTCATCGCCTGCGTCGAGGTCAAGGCCCGGCGCTCGGCCGACGACGGGGTCTTCGCCGTCACCGGAACGGCGCAGCACCGCATTCGCGCGGCCAGCGATCTCTGGCTCGCACGCCAACCCGATTTCGCCAGGCTTTCCGTCCGTTACGATATCATCACGGTGACACCCTGGCGCTGGCCGCGACACCTGCCCGATGCGTTCTGA
- a CDS encoding extracellular solute-binding protein — MFKKISLAAFTLAFSATSSLAATNITWWHGMAGRNGEVINEISQKFNEAQSACALTPVSKGTYEEALASGIAAFRSGEQPNILQVFDAGAATIINAKGAVVPAEDLIIKAGHNFDRNAFIDGVRYFYADSEGKFVGMPFNSSAPIMYVNDEALKKAGVEAPKTWEEFEAAAPKLKAAGYIPLVQSQLTWQFTENFFSRNNIQFATNNNGYDSVADTKLKVTDPNLVMMFDKLKAWKDEGYFAFYGAGWNDNQKVFEEGKAAFWIGSSGSFGGLQKTAQMPFSATFLPYWNAIEGAGTNSFIGGAALFAMSGKSDEENKCVADFFQFLTSPEIQYFYHKATGYVAITKAAYELAQKDGYYKEKPVAEVGIKQLMLPAGDWSKGYRLGFYPQIREIMEREYGRIFSGETTVKDAFDTIEKDGNELLARFAKTAG; from the coding sequence ATGTTCAAGAAAATTTCACTCGCAGCTTTCACCCTTGCTTTTTCGGCAACCTCGTCGCTAGCCGCAACCAATATTACCTGGTGGCACGGCATGGCCGGCCGCAACGGCGAGGTCATCAACGAGATCTCGCAGAAGTTCAACGAAGCCCAGAGCGCCTGCGCGCTGACCCCGGTTTCGAAGGGCACCTATGAGGAAGCGCTCGCTTCCGGCATCGCCGCATTCCGCTCTGGCGAACAGCCGAACATTCTGCAGGTCTTCGACGCCGGTGCAGCGACCATCATCAACGCCAAGGGCGCCGTCGTTCCCGCCGAAGATCTGATCATCAAGGCCGGCCACAACTTCGACCGCAATGCCTTCATCGACGGCGTGCGCTACTTCTACGCCGATAGCGAAGGCAAGTTCGTCGGCATGCCGTTCAACTCGTCGGCCCCGATCATGTACGTGAACGACGAAGCCCTGAAAAAGGCCGGCGTCGAAGCACCGAAGACCTGGGAGGAGTTCGAGGCTGCAGCACCGAAGCTGAAAGCCGCCGGCTACATCCCGCTCGTCCAGTCGCAGCTCACCTGGCAGTTCACCGAGAACTTCTTCTCGCGCAACAACATCCAGTTCGCCACCAACAACAACGGCTACGACAGCGTCGCCGACACCAAGCTCAAGGTCACCGATCCGAACCTGGTCATGATGTTCGACAAGCTCAAGGCCTGGAAGGACGAAGGTTACTTCGCCTTTTACGGCGCCGGCTGGAACGACAACCAGAAGGTCTTCGAAGAAGGCAAGGCTGCATTCTGGATCGGTTCGTCCGGTTCGTTCGGCGGCCTGCAGAAGACGGCGCAGATGCCGTTCTCGGCGACGTTCCTGCCCTACTGGAACGCAATCGAGGGTGCCGGCACTAACTCCTTCATCGGCGGCGCGGCACTGTTTGCCATGTCGGGCAAGTCGGACGAGGAAAATAAGTGCGTCGCCGACTTCTTCCAGTTCCTGACCTCGCCTGAAATCCAATACTTCTACCACAAGGCAACCGGCTACGTGGCCATCACCAAGGCAGCCTACGAGCTTGCCCAGAAGGACGGCTACTACAAGGAAAAGCCGGTCGCGGAAGTCGGCATCAAGCAGCTGATGCTGCCGGCCGGCGACTGGTCGAAGGGCTACCGCCTCGGCTTCTACCCGCAGATCCGCGAGATCATGGAACGCGAATACGGCCGCATCTTCTCCGGTGAAACCACGGTCAAGGACGCCTTCGACACGATCGAGAAGGACGGCAACGAGCTGCTCGCCCGCTTCGCCAAGACGGCTGGCTGA
- a CDS encoding ABC transporter permease subunit yields the protein MTSGTESLPAPRGGTGTDGRRFGALRLFGGKPKDGDATAKRVQFSSPYLPYLFLAPQLAIIFVFFYWPSIQAIQSSFYLEDPFGFGSTFVGMANYTDVLKSGEYLGISRFTAIFTTLVTFFALSIGLLLAVKADGVIRGNATYKTLLIWVYAIAPPVAGLIGMMFFDQHIGPIVELARWFGWDIKVGLNYFDTAFSMIVVSVWKQIPYNFIFFLSGLQGIPVAVREAAAMDCRSGFRRFWTVILPLLAPTAFFLLIINVTYALFDTFGVIDVMVKDKAANNPITLVYKVYMDGFRGNDLGGSSAQSVILMLIVFVLTIFQFRFIERRVHYN from the coding sequence ATGACCTCTGGAACGGAAAGCCTCCCCGCACCGCGGGGAGGGACGGGAACGGACGGGCGTCGCTTCGGCGCCCTCCGGCTGTTCGGCGGCAAACCGAAGGACGGCGACGCGACTGCCAAGCGCGTGCAGTTCTCCTCGCCTTACCTGCCCTACCTCTTTCTCGCGCCGCAGCTGGCGATCATCTTCGTGTTCTTCTACTGGCCGTCGATCCAGGCGATCCAGTCGTCCTTTTATCTGGAAGACCCGTTCGGCTTCGGCTCGACCTTCGTCGGCATGGCGAACTACACCGACGTGCTGAAGTCGGGCGAATATCTGGGCATCTCGCGCTTCACGGCGATCTTCACCACGCTCGTCACCTTCTTCGCGCTGTCGATCGGCCTGTTGCTCGCCGTCAAGGCGGATGGGGTCATCCGCGGCAACGCCACCTACAAGACGCTGCTCATCTGGGTCTATGCGATCGCGCCCCCGGTTGCCGGCCTCATCGGCATGATGTTCTTCGACCAGCATATCGGCCCGATCGTCGAGCTTGCCCGCTGGTTCGGCTGGGATATCAAGGTCGGTCTCAACTATTTCGATACGGCTTTTTCGATGATCGTCGTCTCGGTCTGGAAGCAGATCCCTTACAACTTCATCTTTTTCCTCTCCGGCCTGCAGGGTATTCCGGTCGCGGTGCGCGAGGCGGCGGCCATGGATTGCCGCTCGGGCTTCCGCCGCTTCTGGACCGTGATCCTGCCGCTGCTCGCGCCGACCGCCTTCTTCCTTCTGATCATCAATGTCACCTACGCACTGTTCGACACCTTCGGCGTCATCGACGTCATGGTGAAAGACAAGGCGGCGAACAATCCGATCACCCTTGTCTACAAGGTCTACATGGACGGTTTCCGCGGCAACGACCTTGGCGGCTCCTCGGCGCAGTCGGTCATCCTGATGCTCATCGTCTTCGTGCTCACCATCTTCCAGTTCCGCTTCATCGAGCGGCGCGTGCACTACAATTGA
- the ugpE gene encoding sn-glycerol-3-phosphate ABC transporter permease UgpE — MYRTKFFDHVILLTGVFIMVAPVVVAFMTSTHEAADIHRNGLSLSWGGHFVETYETVLTRKGGFTGKITGLNMMMNSMILGLGFALGKIVLSMLAAYAIVYFRFRLATFFFWIIFTTLLLPLEVRILPSYEVMNTLKLTNTYTGLIVPLLASATGTFYFRQFFKSVPDELLEAARIDGAGPFKFFIDVLVPLSRTMMAAIFIIMFVYGWNQYLWPTLMTTDEGFFTLVRGIKQILLVWVGSNIPDYNEAFALAILAMLPPVLIVVIFQRWFIKGLTESDK, encoded by the coding sequence ATGTATCGCACCAAGTTTTTCGACCACGTCATCCTCCTCACCGGCGTCTTCATCATGGTGGCACCGGTCGTGGTCGCCTTCATGACGTCGACGCACGAGGCGGCGGATATCCACCGCAACGGCCTCAGCCTCAGCTGGGGCGGCCATTTCGTCGAGACCTACGAGACGGTGCTCACCCGCAAGGGGGGCTTCACCGGCAAGATCACCGGCCTCAACATGATGATGAACTCGATGATCCTCGGCCTCGGCTTCGCGCTCGGCAAGATCGTCTTGTCGATGCTGGCCGCCTATGCGATCGTCTATTTCCGCTTCCGGCTCGCGACCTTCTTCTTCTGGATCATCTTCACGACGCTGCTCCTGCCGCTCGAAGTGCGCATTCTTCCCTCCTACGAGGTGATGAACACGCTGAAGCTGACCAACACCTATACCGGCCTGATCGTGCCGCTGCTCGCGTCGGCGACGGGTACCTTCTATTTCCGTCAGTTCTTCAAGTCGGTGCCGGACGAATTGCTCGAGGCAGCGCGCATCGATGGCGCCGGCCCGTTCAAGTTCTTCATCGACGTGCTGGTGCCGCTGTCGCGCACCATGATGGCGGCGATCTTCATCATCATGTTCGTCTATGGTTGGAACCAGTATCTCTGGCCGACATTGATGACCACGGACGAAGGTTTCTTCACGCTGGTGCGCGGCATCAAGCAGATCCTGCTCGTCTGGGTCGGCTCGAACATCCCCGATTACAACGAGGCCTTTGCTCTGGCGATCCTTGCCATGCTGCCGCCGGTCCTGATCGTGGTGATCTTCCAGCGCTGGTTCATCAAGGGCCTGACGGAAAGCGACAAGTAG